A region of the Mycobacterium sp. NBC_00419 genome:
GCACATAGCCGTACACCAGGCCGAGCACCACCACCACGGGTTGGCCGGTGAGCCAGTGCACGTGCACATCGAACAGGCCGCCGAAGCTGGCGATCCGGTTGACCAGTCCGTCGTCCTGAAGCAGGTTGACCCAGGCCAACATTCGCATCATGTAGCTGATCCAGAACGGGGCGATCAGCGCGGCGAGCAGAATGCCCGCCCACCGCCCGGACAGCCGGGCCACGTAGTAGGCCACCGGGAAAGCGATCAGCAGGCACAGCACGCTGGCGATCACCACGTAGACCGCCGTGCGGATCAGCGCCGGGCCGTAGGCGCCGCTCGGCCCGATCCTGGAGAGCACATAGGTGAACTGGGTCGGGTCCCACTGCAGCGGGTTCCACACCGGAACGGGGGTGCGGAAGATCGGGTCCACCTGGCCGAAGACGATGGCCAGCACGACGTACATCGGCGCCAGGAAGAACACCAGTAGCCAGATGACTCCCGGCATGGCCAGCGCGGGCCACAGCGAGTTGGCCCGGTTGCGCCGAGACGTCTTCGCGGGTTGCGCTGGCGCCTCGGCCGTCTCCGTGGTCAGGATCCCCCGGCCTTGAATGTGCGCCAAACATTGTGCCAGGCAGCATCATTGGCAGGATCGAGCTCAAGAGTCCGGTAGCCGGTGTCGAAGTACTCGGGCTTGACGATCGCCGTGCGCAGGTTCTCCGGAATGAAGCCGTCGGCGACCAGGGTGTCGGGGTTGATCGACACCTGCGGCGGCTGATAGCCGATCGCGGAGAAGTTCTGCTTGGCCACGTCGGGCTCGAGCATGTGGTTGATGAACAGGTGCGCGAGCACCGGGTTCTTGCCTCCGCGCAGCGACACCATCAGGTCATTGTCCACCAGACCCTTGCCGTCCGCAGGGAACCAGTAGCGCAGGATGTCCACGCCGGTGCCCTCGGGCAGGTAGTTCTGGGCGTTGATGATGTCACCGGACCACATCTGCGACAGGCCGATCTGCCCGGCGGGCAGGTCGCTGTACATGGTGATGGTGACCTTGGGCGAGGTGGCGGACACCAGCGCCGACAACTGCTCGCCGACCTTCTTCAGGTCGTCGGCCGAGGAGGTGTTGACGTCGGTGATCCCGAGTTTGAGCAGCACCATGGCCATCGCGGTATGCCAGTCGTCGATGACGGCGGTCTTGTTCTTGTAGGCCGGATCCCACAGCGACTCATAGGGATTCTTCAGCGCGCCGATGTCGGCGGGCACCTGATCGGCACGCCAGCCCAGGCCGGTGGTGTACACGGTGTAGGGCACGCTGTAGCGCCATTCCCCGTCGTACCAGGGGTTGGCGAAGAACGGCCAGACGTTCTTGATGTTGGGGATGTAGCTGTGGTTGAGCGGACGCACCAGCCCGCCGGTGACCAGCCGGCCGATCTGGTCGTAGCTGGGGAAGAAGATGTCGTAGTCGACGTTGCCGCCGCGGATCTTGGTCAGGGCCTCGTCGGTGTCGTTGAATGTCGAGACCTGCACCTTGACGCCGTACTTGTCCTCGAAGGACTTGACCGCTTCGGGCGCCATGTAGTCGGCGTAGCTGTAGAGCTGCAGCGTGGCGCCCTTCTCCGGCCCGAGGCTGTCGGCGATGGCCTTGTTGTCCGCGGGGATGTCCCAGGTGACGGGGTTACCGGGCGAGGCGATCTTCAGACTGGGAGCCGAAGTCGATTGTCCGCCTTTGGAACACGCGTCCAGGAAGGCCACCAGTGCCGGAGTTCCGGCGGCCAGCAGCGCAGCCCGGGTCAGGAACTGGCGGCGGTTCGGACCGGGTCGATTGGGAACAGGCATCCGCACCTCCGTGAGTTTTCGGGCTTGTAGCTAACTGGACTCTGACATAGACTGAACGCTCAGTCAATAGCTGGCGCGGTGCTTTTACGCAGGTCCGCACAGCATTCGAGCGGAGGTTTTCCCGTGGCTTCGTCGATTATCGAGAGCCCGGTTGCAGACGCGGTCGACCAATTGATCGCCGACGAGGAGAGAGTGTTCCTGGCGCGCCAGCCGCGCAGCACCGAAATGATCGCTCTCGCACGGGAACACCTCGCCGGCGGCGCGACGTCCAACTGGCAGATCGCCCAGCCGCAGGCGGTCTGGATGAGCCACGGCGCGGGGTCCAAGGTCTACGACGTCGACGGCACCGAGTACGTCGACATGCACGGCGGCTACGGGGCGTCCATCGCCGGTCACGCGCATCCCGCGATCGTCGAGGCGGTCAGCAGGCAGGTCCGCCGCGGGACGCATTTCGCCCAGCCCACCGAGGACGCCAT
Encoded here:
- a CDS encoding ABC transporter permease, whose translation is MAHIQGRGILTTETAEAPAQPAKTSRRNRANSLWPALAMPGVIWLLVFFLAPMYVVLAIVFGQVDPIFRTPVPVWNPLQWDPTQFTYVLSRIGPSGAYGPALIRTAVYVVIASVLCLLIAFPVAYYVARLSGRWAGILLAALIAPFWISYMMRMLAWVNLLQDDGLVNRIASFGGLFDVHVHWLTGQPVVVVLGLVYGYVPYMILPLYAGLDRLPQATLEAARDLGANRVASFWRVTLPMCRPTIVAAVLLTCLPMLGDYFTSDMLSASPKTAMVGNLINDSVQSPGQTGQAGAFVMLVLLATVLPMFYYVRVTARGDEVST
- a CDS encoding polyamine ABC transporter substrate-binding protein, with product MPVPNRPGPNRRQFLTRAALLAAGTPALVAFLDACSKGGQSTSAPSLKIASPGNPVTWDIPADNKAIADSLGPEKGATLQLYSYADYMAPEAVKSFEDKYGVKVQVSTFNDTDEALTKIRGGNVDYDIFFPSYDQIGRLVTGGLVRPLNHSYIPNIKNVWPFFANPWYDGEWRYSVPYTVYTTGLGWRADQVPADIGALKNPYESLWDPAYKNKTAVIDDWHTAMAMVLLKLGITDVNTSSADDLKKVGEQLSALVSATSPKVTITMYSDLPAGQIGLSQMWSGDIINAQNYLPEGTGVDILRYWFPADGKGLVDNDLMVSLRGGKNPVLAHLFINHMLEPDVAKQNFSAIGYQPPQVSINPDTLVADGFIPENLRTAIVKPEYFDTGYRTLELDPANDAAWHNVWRTFKAGGS